The proteins below are encoded in one region of Aquisphaera giovannonii:
- a CDS encoding isocitrate lyase/PEP mutase family protein produces the protein MSTEELPSLSPATRAAWRTLLLEPGPLILPAAHDALAARLIARAGFRAYQVGGFALAGARYGYPDIDLVHFYEENEAIRQIVAASPLPVVVDAGNGFGDVKNVTRTVRGYEELGVSAIFVEDQKSPITCGQMGKREVVSVREMVGKVKAALAARRDTDTFILARTDGRSAKGLDEAIRRGKAYRDAGADGLYIEGLRGPSELGRVGKALAGTPLATTMMEGGGQMDWLSPAEIHELGFAMIMYPTTLLFQITKAMERALDRLKSGRPMPPRDGVTLDAFEDIVGLPGWRAIEERFG, from the coding sequence TTGTCGACCGAAGAACTCCCCTCGCTCTCGCCCGCCACCCGCGCCGCGTGGCGCACCCTGCTGCTCGAGCCGGGGCCGCTGATCCTCCCCGCGGCCCACGACGCCCTGGCCGCGCGGCTGATCGCGCGGGCGGGGTTCCGCGCCTACCAGGTGGGGGGGTTCGCGCTGGCGGGGGCGCGGTATGGCTACCCGGACATCGACCTGGTGCACTTCTACGAGGAGAACGAGGCGATCCGGCAGATCGTGGCGGCCTCGCCGCTGCCGGTGGTCGTGGACGCGGGCAACGGCTTCGGCGACGTGAAGAACGTGACGCGGACCGTCCGCGGCTACGAGGAGCTGGGCGTCTCCGCCATCTTCGTCGAGGACCAGAAGTCCCCCATCACCTGCGGCCAGATGGGCAAGCGGGAGGTCGTGTCGGTCCGCGAGATGGTCGGCAAGGTGAAGGCCGCGCTCGCCGCCCGGCGCGACACCGACACCTTCATCCTGGCCCGGACCGACGGCCGCAGCGCCAAGGGCCTGGACGAGGCCATCCGCCGCGGCAAGGCCTACCGCGACGCCGGCGCCGACGGCCTCTACATCGAGGGCCTGCGCGGCCCCTCCGAGCTCGGGCGCGTGGGCAAGGCCCTGGCCGGCACCCCGCTGGCCACCACCATGATGGAGGGCGGCGGCCAGATGGACTGGCTCTCCCCGGCGGAGATCCACGAGCTGGGATTCGCCATGATCATGTACCCGACCACGCTCCTCTTCCAGATCACGAAGGCCATGGAACGGGCCCTGGATCGCCTCAAGTCCGGCCGCCCCATGCCCCCTCGCGACGGCGTGACCCTGGACGCCTTCGAGGACATCGTCGGCCTCCCCGGCTGGCGGGCGATCGAGGAGCGGTTCGGCTGA
- a CDS encoding cysteine hydrolase family protein: protein MSTKPSPRGDAASFRGRNEDLHGNAPDKSRTALLLIDVINDLEFPEGDQLLEHALPMADRIVELKRRAKAAGVPAVYVNDNFGRWQSNFQAQVEHCLRDGVRGRPIVERLVPEEDDYFVLKPKHSGFFSTTLDILLEYLGATSLILTGVAGNICVLFTANEAYMRDFTLFVPGDCVASNTADVNRYALDQMREVLKADTRPAAELDLAALAG from the coding sequence ATGAGCACGAAGCCCTCGCCGCGAGGCGACGCCGCGTCCTTCCGGGGCCGCAACGAGGACCTGCACGGCAACGCGCCGGACAAGTCCAGGACCGCCCTGCTGCTGATCGACGTGATCAACGACCTGGAGTTCCCCGAGGGGGATCAACTGCTGGAGCACGCCCTGCCGATGGCGGACCGGATCGTGGAGCTGAAGCGGCGGGCGAAGGCGGCGGGCGTCCCGGCGGTCTACGTCAACGACAACTTCGGCCGCTGGCAGTCCAACTTCCAGGCCCAGGTCGAGCACTGCCTGCGGGACGGGGTCAGGGGCCGGCCGATCGTCGAGCGGCTCGTCCCCGAGGAGGACGACTACTTCGTCCTCAAGCCCAAGCACTCCGGGTTCTTCTCCACGACCCTGGACATCCTGCTCGAGTACCTGGGCGCAACGTCGCTCATCCTGACCGGCGTCGCGGGGAACATCTGCGTCCTCTTCACGGCCAACGAGGCCTACATGCGCGACTTCACGCTCTTCGTCCCGGGGGATTGCGTGGCCTCCAACACGGCGGACGTGAACCGCTATGCGCTGGACCAGATGCGGGAGGTGCTGAAGGCCGACACGCGGCCCGCGGCGGAGCTCGACCTGGCCGCCCTGGCGGGTTGA
- a CDS encoding low affinity iron permease family protein produces the protein MAKGVEAKKREAAAKLVALEKAHWRTPDRFEGLARRASQFASSPWGTHVAFGLLAFWLGASVVVGWRNAYDMVEEVATMSSFLLLFLLQRAQAKDTLAMQAKLNELLAAVNKASPQLINLEDRSEEEVREVHDLYQELRTARSESHSIEEVREQVLEDLAEEGVASAEAANGKS, from the coding sequence GTGGCGAAGGGCGTCGAGGCCAAGAAGCGGGAGGCTGCCGCGAAGCTGGTGGCGCTGGAGAAGGCGCACTGGCGGACGCCGGATCGGTTCGAAGGGCTGGCGAGGCGCGCCTCGCAGTTCGCGAGCAGCCCGTGGGGCACCCACGTGGCGTTCGGCCTGCTGGCCTTCTGGCTGGGGGCGAGCGTCGTGGTGGGCTGGAGGAACGCATACGACATGGTGGAGGAGGTCGCGACGATGTCGTCGTTCCTGCTCCTCTTCCTCCTCCAGCGCGCCCAGGCCAAGGACACGCTGGCCATGCAGGCGAAGCTGAACGAGCTGCTCGCCGCGGTGAACAAGGCGAGCCCGCAGCTCATCAATCTGGAGGACCGCAGCGAGGAGGAGGTCCGCGAGGTCCACGACCTCTACCAGGAGCTCCGCACGGCCAGGTCCGAGTCCCACTCGATCGAGGAGGTCCGCGAGCAGGTGCTGGAAGACCTCGCCGAGGAGGGGGTCGCGTCGGCGGAGGCGGCCAACGGGAAGAGTTGA
- a CDS encoding FMN-binding negative transcriptional regulator, translated as MYVPSAFAEADLPTLHDFMRRHSFAVLASRGPAGLVASHLPLVLEDGPDAGPNGRLLGHMARANTQWKGVEGEVLAIFSGPHAYVSPSWYEEEGTVPTWNYAAVHAYGTLELVEDRDGLLDILRRSVAAYEGPRPEPWRFDESAPHVENMLRAIVGFRIAITRLEGKWKLGQNHPEGRRRKAALALAVQADEDSRAVARIMEERLRGAR; from the coding sequence ATGTACGTCCCCAGCGCCTTCGCCGAGGCCGACCTGCCCACGCTCCACGATTTCATGCGGCGGCACAGCTTCGCCGTGCTGGCCTCGCGGGGCCCGGCCGGGCTGGTCGCAAGCCACCTGCCGCTGGTCCTCGAGGACGGCCCCGACGCCGGGCCGAACGGGCGGCTCCTCGGCCACATGGCCCGGGCCAATACGCAGTGGAAGGGGGTCGAGGGCGAGGTGTTGGCGATCTTCTCCGGGCCGCACGCGTACGTCTCGCCGTCGTGGTACGAGGAGGAGGGGACCGTCCCCACCTGGAACTACGCGGCGGTGCACGCGTACGGGACGCTCGAGCTCGTGGAGGACCGCGACGGCCTGCTCGACATCCTCCGCCGATCGGTCGCCGCCTACGAGGGTCCGCGGCCCGAGCCCTGGCGGTTCGACGAGTCGGCCCCGCATGTCGAGAACATGCTCCGGGCGATCGTCGGGTTCCGGATCGCCATCACCCGGCTCGAGGGCAAGTGGAAGCTCGGCCAGAACCACCCGGAAGGGCGGCGGAGGAAGGCTGCCCTGGCCCTCGCCGTGCAGGCGGACGAGGATTCTCGGGCCGTCGCCCGGATTATGGAGGAGCGTCTGCGAGGCGCCCGCTGA
- a CDS encoding DUF3775 domain-containing protein, translating to MTLSEVVGEIIRLGDASRAYWDRELPKDHPHYPLILDGEKQTPPPPEDAQILSILESLPEAQIYAVALLMYLGRGDFAADRIPSAIPRVKKMLPTKDLAIDQIMSQTALAEYLADAVAEARRRRIDLDDLASCDAVAVN from the coding sequence ATGACGCTCTCGGAAGTCGTCGGAGAGATCATCCGGCTTGGTGACGCGAGCCGGGCTTACTGGGATAGGGAGTTGCCCAAGGACCATCCCCACTACCCGCTGATCCTCGACGGAGAGAAGCAAACACCCCCGCCGCCTGAGGACGCTCAGATCCTCTCAATCCTGGAAAGCCTGCCCGAAGCGCAGATCTACGCCGTGGCTCTGCTCATGTACCTGGGCCGCGGCGACTTCGCGGCCGACCGAATCCCTTCGGCGATCCCCAGGGTCAAGAAGATGCTCCCGACGAAGGACCTCGCGATCGACCAGATCATGTCACAGACTGCGCTCGCCGAATATCTCGCGGACGCGGTTGCGGAGGCCCGGCGACGCCGCATCGATCTGGACGACCTCGCTTCCTGCGACGCCGTGGCGGTGAATTGA
- a CDS encoding HEPN domain-containing protein, translating into MPSNALSVHLDQLLGDAGELDTIHYQLRTGLPGRQYGLASLNRAAVVISVSAWESYIEELMRESLQALRPAVPPLGNWPALSAFIRGEVGRFNTPNAQNVANLMNRCLGLPDVRASWGWRNCTSTQAADLLNRALDLRHQIAHGVNPRPVIHNHYSNWLPGFIRRLARCTDDAVRNHLVATHAVSSPWPA; encoded by the coding sequence TTGCCCTCGAACGCGCTCTCGGTTCACCTGGATCAGCTCCTGGGAGATGCCGGCGAACTGGACACGATCCATTACCAATTGAGGACGGGACTGCCCGGTAGGCAGTACGGGCTCGCGTCCTTGAATCGAGCCGCGGTCGTGATCAGCGTCTCGGCGTGGGAGTCGTATATCGAGGAGCTCATGCGCGAGTCGTTGCAGGCCCTCCGCCCTGCGGTTCCGCCCCTCGGCAATTGGCCCGCGTTGAGCGCGTTCATCCGCGGAGAAGTCGGAAGATTCAACACGCCCAACGCCCAGAACGTCGCGAATCTGATGAACCGGTGCCTGGGTCTTCCCGATGTGCGGGCCTCATGGGGATGGCGAAACTGCACCTCGACGCAGGCGGCAGATCTTCTCAACCGTGCCTTGGACCTGCGTCATCAGATCGCTCACGGCGTGAACCCGCGTCCTGTCATCCACAATCATTATTCAAACTGGCTTCCGGGCTTCATTCGGCGTTTGGCCCGATGCACCGACGACGCCGTTCGTAACCACCTCGTTGCGACTCACGCGGTCTCAAGCCCATGGCCGGCATGA
- a CDS encoding isocitrate lyase/PEP mutase family protein: MPISVRQKRKAFAKLHEEGCFVLPNPWDLGSLRRLERLGFPAVATTSAGLAWSRGKEDYGITRDEAMEQLHTICPATDLPVNADFENGFADEPEAVARNVQYAAIEGVAGLSIEDWGPAGLYEKPLAAERIRAAREALDEDEDDRHVLLVGRCEAMLHGEARIGPVIERLTAYAEAGADCLYAPGVRQPDHIRAIVRAVAPKPVNVLLMGPEMKVADLAALGVRRVSVGGRLAAAAWKAFDDAARHLAELGCLPASIYGRG; this comes from the coding sequence ATGCCCATCAGCGTCCGGCAGAAGCGCAAGGCCTTCGCGAAGCTCCACGAGGAGGGCTGCTTCGTGCTGCCCAATCCCTGGGACCTCGGCAGCCTGCGGCGGCTCGAGAGGTTGGGATTCCCGGCGGTCGCGACGACGAGCGCCGGGCTCGCGTGGTCGCGGGGCAAGGAGGACTACGGGATCACGCGGGACGAGGCGATGGAGCAACTGCATACGATCTGCCCCGCGACGGACCTGCCCGTGAACGCCGACTTCGAGAACGGGTTCGCCGACGAGCCCGAGGCGGTCGCGCGGAACGTCCAGTACGCCGCGATCGAGGGGGTCGCCGGCCTGTCGATCGAGGACTGGGGGCCGGCCGGCCTCTACGAGAAGCCGCTCGCGGCGGAACGCATCCGCGCGGCCCGCGAGGCGCTCGACGAGGACGAGGACGACCGGCATGTCCTCCTCGTCGGCCGGTGCGAGGCCATGCTGCACGGCGAGGCTCGCATCGGGCCGGTGATCGAGCGCCTGACGGCCTACGCGGAGGCCGGCGCGGACTGCCTGTACGCGCCGGGCGTGCGGCAGCCGGACCACATCCGGGCCATCGTCCGGGCCGTGGCGCCGAAGCCGGTCAACGTGCTGCTGATGGGGCCCGAGATGAAGGTGGCCGACCTCGCCGCGCTCGGCGTGCGGCGGGTCAGCGTCGGCGGCCGGCTGGCGGCCGCGGCCTGGAAGGCGTTCGACGACGCGGCCCGGCACCTCGCCGAGCTCGGATGCCTGCCCGCGTCGATCTACGGCCGAGGCTGA
- a CDS encoding DNA-3-methyladenine glycosylase: MKPLPHSFYDRPAEDVAPELLGKLLVRREGGGKPRRMGRIVEAEAYLGPHDLAAHSSKGRTARTEVMFGPPGYAYVYLIYGMHHCLNAVTGPGNHASAVLLRALEPVENVEASTSGPGRLCRALNIDRTLNGHDLTRGGLIIAEPDDPAPAFDVVAGPRVGVDYAGDWAARPYRFSIAGNRYVSRPSGRA; encoded by the coding sequence ATGAAGCCCCTCCCGCATTCGTTCTACGACCGGCCCGCGGAGGACGTCGCGCCGGAGCTGCTCGGCAAGCTGCTGGTCCGCCGGGAGGGGGGCGGCAAGCCCAGGCGGATGGGCCGGATCGTGGAGGCGGAGGCGTACCTCGGCCCGCACGACCTGGCGGCACATTCGTCCAAGGGCCGCACGGCGCGGACCGAGGTCATGTTCGGGCCGCCCGGGTATGCGTACGTCTATCTGATCTACGGCATGCACCACTGCCTGAACGCCGTGACCGGCCCGGGCAACCACGCCTCGGCCGTCCTGCTGCGGGCGCTCGAGCCGGTCGAGAACGTCGAGGCCAGCACCAGCGGGCCCGGCCGGCTCTGCCGGGCCCTGAACATCGACCGCACGCTCAACGGCCACGACCTGACGCGGGGCGGCCTGATCATCGCCGAGCCCGACGATCCGGCCCCGGCCTTCGACGTCGTCGCCGGCCCGAGGGTCGGCGTCGATTACGCGGGCGACTGGGCCGCCCGGCCGTATCGGTTCTCGATCGCCGGGAACCGATACGTGTCGCGGCCCTCCGGCCGCGCGTGA
- a CDS encoding serine/threonine-protein kinase: MPTSEIERDRILAELATRTGLASSVAVRAALEERGARPLGDTLVERGDLDEEACTLLQRLAELTLTTAGGDAGSALAGFEAVAGWSGWDSLIASGMASIARRRDGAEGPLPGGDAEDADAPGAGAGEGGAGRFRVLRLHARGGLGEVFVARDEELNREVALKRLQARYADRPGHRARFLVEAEVTGRLEHPGVVPVYSLGAGPDGRPYYAMRLIRGETFHEAIEGFHRADLPPGGRALALRKLLGRLIAACQAVAYAHSRGVLHRDLKPSNVMLGGFGETLVVDWGLARARGMEAPAAESAEDPEGPLIASAADGSRTAAGSVSGTPAFMSPEQARGEVDRVGPASDVYGLGAILYVLLTGRAPLGEALPAAAILDRARRGEVVPPRSARADVPPALEAVCLKAMALRPEDRYESALALADDLERWLADEPVSAYQEPWAARLARWRRRHGAIVTAVSAALAAAVVALAVGAWAIDRERAVAVAERDNARREHDRAEREFARARRAVEDSFTRVSQDVLLDVPGLQPLRRDLLASARGFYEEFARDRGDDPGLRDELARTHARLAEIARALGRGDEVVAEYEAAVRIRESLARERERGGDGGRPERLALAVDLDHLGVALREGRADLPRARALAERSIAMLEALGDGDGGDRALVRDALAGACANLGTLSQLEGRAGEGLPLMLRGVAMREGLVREAPADPALRLGLARMLTNLSLLYQQVGPASRAREVMERAVGILDGLHRDRPEAARYALLLSTALDDLGRMHYYSGEIEPARRCLGRARDLVAGLVQGSPRAVEYRASQGAVDNMLANLERRGGRPEAAARHAAAARELFEGLLREHPGDTDYRESLSQAWNVTGRLAARPGAPHRREALAAFDHAAALVDDPPGQFPTHHYNAACNLALGLRLVAADPAHPTPAERLEIESRAARAVASLRRAVAAGFTNVDAYLRDDDLDPLRPRADFRDLIARLLTPGFPANPFVP, encoded by the coding sequence GTGCCGACGTCCGAGATCGAGAGGGACCGCATCCTGGCCGAGCTGGCGACGCGGACCGGGCTGGCGTCGTCCGTTGCCGTGCGTGCGGCGCTGGAGGAGCGGGGGGCCCGGCCGCTCGGGGACACGCTGGTCGAGCGGGGGGACCTCGACGAGGAAGCTTGCACGCTGCTCCAGCGGCTGGCCGAGTTGACCCTGACGACCGCGGGGGGGGACGCCGGGAGCGCCCTGGCCGGGTTCGAGGCCGTGGCGGGCTGGTCGGGGTGGGATTCGTTGATCGCCAGCGGCATGGCGTCCATCGCCCGGAGGCGGGACGGGGCGGAGGGGCCCCTCCCGGGAGGAGACGCCGAGGATGCCGACGCACCGGGGGCGGGGGCGGGGGAGGGCGGGGCAGGGCGGTTCCGCGTGCTCCGGCTGCATGCGCGCGGGGGCCTCGGCGAGGTCTTCGTCGCCCGCGACGAGGAGCTGAACCGCGAGGTGGCGCTGAAGCGCCTCCAGGCCCGCTACGCCGACCGGCCCGGCCACCGGGCCCGGTTCCTGGTCGAGGCCGAGGTCACCGGCCGCCTGGAGCACCCGGGCGTCGTGCCGGTCTACAGCCTGGGCGCCGGCCCGGACGGGCGCCCCTACTACGCGATGCGGCTGATCCGCGGGGAGACGTTCCACGAGGCGATCGAAGGCTTCCACCGGGCCGACCTCCCGCCGGGCGGGCGGGCCCTCGCCCTCCGGAAGCTGCTCGGCCGGCTCATCGCCGCCTGCCAGGCCGTCGCGTACGCGCACAGCCGGGGCGTCCTCCACCGCGACCTGAAGCCCAGCAACGTCATGCTCGGCGGCTTCGGCGAGACCCTCGTCGTGGACTGGGGCCTGGCCCGGGCCCGCGGCATGGAGGCGCCCGCGGCCGAATCCGCCGAGGACCCCGAGGGCCCGCTGATCGCCTCGGCCGCGGACGGCTCGCGGACGGCCGCCGGGTCGGTCTCCGGCACGCCGGCGTTCATGAGCCCGGAGCAGGCCCGCGGCGAGGTCGATCGGGTCGGCCCGGCGTCGGACGTCTACGGCCTGGGGGCGATCCTCTACGTCCTGCTGACCGGCCGGGCGCCCCTCGGCGAGGCCCTGCCGGCGGCCGCCATCCTGGACCGGGCTCGCCGCGGCGAGGTCGTCCCCCCGCGGTCCGCCAGGGCCGACGTCCCCCCGGCGCTCGAGGCGGTCTGCCTGAAGGCGATGGCCCTCCGCCCCGAGGACCGCTACGAGTCCGCCCTGGCCCTGGCCGACGACCTGGAGCGCTGGCTCGCCGACGAGCCGGTCTCCGCCTACCAGGAGCCCTGGGCCGCCCGCCTGGCACGCTGGCGCCGGCGGCACGGCGCGATCGTCACCGCGGTGTCCGCGGCCCTGGCCGCCGCGGTCGTCGCGCTGGCCGTCGGCGCCTGGGCCATCGACCGCGAGCGGGCCGTCGCCGTGGCCGAGCGCGACAACGCCCGCCGCGAGCACGACCGGGCCGAGCGCGAGTTCGCCCGCGCCCGGCGGGCCGTCGAGGACTCGTTCACCCGCGTCAGCCAGGACGTCCTGCTGGACGTCCCGGGCCTCCAGCCGCTCCGCAGGGACCTGCTCGCCTCCGCCCGGGGCTTCTACGAGGAATTCGCCCGCGACCGGGGCGACGACCCGGGCCTCCGCGACGAGCTCGCCCGGACCCACGCCCGCCTGGCCGAGATCGCGCGCGCCCTGGGCCGGGGCGACGAGGTCGTGGCGGAGTACGAGGCGGCCGTCCGCATCCGCGAATCGCTCGCCCGCGAGCGGGAGCGGGGCGGGGACGGGGGCCGCCCGGAACGGCTGGCGCTGGCCGTCGACCTGGACCACCTCGGCGTCGCCCTGCGGGAGGGCCGGGCGGACCTGCCCCGGGCGAGGGCGCTCGCCGAGCGCTCGATCGCGATGCTCGAGGCCCTCGGCGACGGCGACGGCGGCGATCGGGCGCTCGTGCGGGACGCGCTGGCCGGCGCCTGCGCCAACCTCGGCACGCTCAGCCAGCTCGAGGGCCGCGCCGGCGAGGGGCTGCCGCTGATGCTCCGCGGCGTCGCGATGCGCGAGGGCCTGGTGCGCGAGGCCCCGGCCGACCCGGCCCTCCGCCTCGGCCTGGCGCGCATGCTCACGAACCTGTCGCTGCTCTACCAGCAGGTCGGGCCCGCCTCCAGGGCCCGCGAGGTGATGGAGCGGGCGGTCGGGATCCTCGACGGGCTGCACCGCGACCGGCCGGAGGCGGCCCGCTACGCCCTGCTGCTCAGCACGGCCCTGGACGACCTCGGCCGCATGCACTATTACTCCGGCGAGATCGAGCCGGCGCGGCGATGCCTGGGCCGGGCCCGCGACCTGGTCGCGGGGCTCGTGCAGGGGAGCCCGCGCGCCGTCGAGTACCGCGCGTCCCAGGGGGCGGTCGACAACATGCTGGCCAACCTGGAGCGCCGGGGCGGCCGCCCGGAGGCCGCCGCGCGGCACGCCGCCGCGGCGCGCGAGCTGTTCGAAGGCCTGCTCCGCGAGCACCCGGGCGACACCGACTACCGCGAGTCCCTCTCCCAGGCCTGGAACGTCACCGGGAGGCTCGCCGCCCGGCCCGGCGCCCCGCATCGGAGGGAGGCCCTCGCCGCCTTCGACCACGCCGCCGCCCTCGTGGACGACCCGCCCGGCCAGTTCCCGACGCACCACTACAACGCCGCCTGCAACCTCGCCCTGGGCCTCCGCCTCGTCGCCGCCGACCCCGCCCACCCGACCCCGGCTGAGCGCCTCGAGATCGAGTCCCGCGCCGCCCGCGCGGTCGCCTCGCTCCGCCGCGCGGTCGCCGCCGGCTTCACGAACGTGGACGCCTACCTCCGCGACGACGACCTGGACCCGCTCCGCCCGCGGGCCGATTTTCGCGACCTCATCGCCCGCCTCCTCACGCCCGGCTTCCCGGCGAACCCGTTCGTCCCCTGA
- a CDS encoding ankyrin repeat domain-containing protein, whose product MRPPGVFGLAILVLLLAPGALAADAPLADAAERGDRAAVRALLDRREDPDRSQADGMTALHWAARRDDPEMARLLVLAGADAKAANRYGVTPLSLACENGDEAIVALLLDAGADPNAPLRGGETPLMTAARAGRPGPVKALLARGAGVDAKERRGQTALMWAAAEGHEEVVQILLAAKADFRTPLASGFTPLAFAAREGRIGAALALIKAGADVNEPMQPREKGGERSPAKGTTPLILAVENGHFELAAMLLDAGADPNDQRSGFTPLHMLTWVRKPPRGDDAAGDPPPIGSGKLTSLQLVEVLARHGADVNARLKRGASGKGVLGRAGATPFLLACMTADVPYMKELLRLGADPRMPNARGSTPLMAAAGLGCLAPDEEAGTEDEALEAVELLLSLGNDVNAVDLDGETAMHGAAYKNFPRVVSFLAAHGAKPEIWNRPDAHDWTPLSIAEGHRPGNFKPSPETLDALRRVLPPGPPARADTPAAAGR is encoded by the coding sequence GTGCGCCCCCCTGGCGTTTTCGGGCTGGCGATCCTCGTACTGCTGCTCGCGCCCGGGGCGCTCGCCGCCGACGCCCCTTTGGCCGACGCCGCCGAGCGGGGCGACCGCGCGGCCGTCCGCGCCCTGCTCGATCGCCGCGAGGACCCGGACCGATCGCAGGCGGACGGCATGACGGCCCTCCACTGGGCCGCCCGTCGCGACGACCCGGAGATGGCCCGTCTGCTGGTGCTCGCCGGGGCGGACGCGAAGGCCGCCAACCGCTACGGCGTCACGCCGCTGTCCCTGGCCTGCGAGAACGGCGACGAGGCGATCGTCGCCCTCCTCCTCGACGCCGGGGCCGATCCCAACGCCCCACTCCGCGGCGGCGAGACGCCGCTGATGACCGCCGCCCGCGCCGGCCGGCCGGGGCCCGTCAAGGCGCTGCTCGCCCGCGGGGCGGGCGTGGACGCGAAGGAGCGTCGCGGGCAGACGGCCCTGATGTGGGCGGCCGCGGAGGGGCACGAGGAGGTCGTCCAGATCCTGCTGGCCGCGAAGGCCGACTTCCGGACGCCGCTCGCCTCCGGCTTCACGCCGCTGGCCTTCGCCGCCCGCGAGGGCCGCATCGGCGCCGCCCTCGCCCTCATCAAGGCCGGGGCCGACGTCAACGAGCCCATGCAGCCCCGCGAGAAGGGCGGGGAGCGGTCCCCGGCGAAGGGCACGACGCCCCTGATCCTGGCCGTCGAGAACGGCCACTTCGAGCTGGCCGCCATGCTCCTGGACGCCGGCGCCGACCCGAACGACCAGCGGTCCGGATTCACGCCCTTGCACATGCTCACCTGGGTCCGCAAGCCCCCCCGGGGCGACGACGCGGCCGGCGACCCGCCGCCGATCGGCTCCGGCAAGCTGACGAGCCTCCAGCTCGTCGAGGTGCTCGCGAGGCACGGCGCCGACGTCAACGCTCGGCTGAAGCGGGGCGCCTCCGGCAAGGGCGTCCTCGGCCGCGCCGGGGCCACGCCGTTCCTGCTCGCCTGCATGACGGCCGACGTCCCCTACATGAAGGAGCTGCTCCGCCTGGGCGCGGATCCGCGGATGCCCAACGCCCGGGGCAGCACCCCGCTCATGGCCGCCGCCGGCCTCGGCTGCCTGGCCCCCGACGAGGAGGCCGGCACCGAGGACGAGGCGTTGGAGGCCGTCGAGCTCCTCCTCTCCCTCGGCAACGACGTCAACGCCGTCGATCTCGACGGCGAGACCGCCATGCACGGCGCGGCCTACAAGAACTTCCCGCGCGTCGTCTCCTTCCTGGCCGCCCACGGCGCGAAGCCCGAGATCTGGAACCGTCCCGACGCCCACGACTGGACGCCGCTGTCCATCGCCGAGGGCCACCGCCCGGGCAACTTCAAGCCCTCCCCGGAGACCCTGGACGCCCTCCGCCGGGTGCTGCCTCCCGGCCCCCCAGCGAGGGCAGATACCCCGGCGGCCGCCGGCCGCTGA